A genomic window from Triticum urartu cultivar G1812 chromosome 7, Tu2.1, whole genome shotgun sequence includes:
- the LOC125524087 gene encoding stomatal closure-related actin-binding protein 1-like yields MESVAKETADLLDRRQRLSVRELAMKFEKGLSTATLLSNEVKCKQVALLERDILLKNLKSVLESLRGQVAGKYKDEIEESVSMVDILAVQLSKTENELLQQKTKVTRIATSLKLASEDARRLLTKNELMHTWRLKMLELLYKEFKKYLKRKRTVHKELESSCSPPNRTA; encoded by the exons ATGGAGTCTGTTGCCAAAGAGACAGCAGATCTGCTTGATCGGCGTCAGCGTCTTTCAGTCCGCGAGCTCGCAATGAAATTTGAGAAGGGCCTCAGTACTGCCACATTATTATCTAACGAG GTTAAATGTAAACAAGTGGCTTTATTGGAGCGAGACATCCTTCTGAAGAATCTAAAGAGTGTATTGGAGTCACTGAGAGGTCAAGTAGCTGGCAAATATAAGGATGAAATTGAGGAATCGGTATCTATG GTGGATATTTTAGCAGTTCAGCTGTCCAAAACAGAAAATGAGTTGCTTCAGCAGAAAACCAAGGTCACGAGAATAGCGACTTCACTAAAACTG GCTTCTGAAGACGCTAGGAGATTGTTGACGAAGAACGAACTAATGCACACATGGAGATTGAAAATGCTAGAGCTGCTGTACAAAGAGTTCAAAAAGTACTTAAAGAGAAAGAGAACAGTTCACAAAGAATTAGAAAGCAG TTGCAGCCCACCTAATAGGACTGCTTGA